The Candidatus Koribacter versatilis Ellin345 genome has a segment encoding these proteins:
- a CDS encoding tetratricopeptide repeat protein has protein sequence MTEITPQPEAKPQLSWTQKQVYTMSAICVVLGLVFGYFLRGSEGASAHTRTDAATQSQPQQGMPPQMGEGGGQPMPSLDDMKRMADKAAEPLLAQLKSDPKNPQLLVKIGSTYKSAHQFKEAAKYFGQALEQNPKDLALRNETGADFYYAGDVDQAIAIFQDGLKYSPNDPATLLNLGMIKLRKKNDPKGAVELWKQLLATNPSLEPQKKQQIEKLIADAQSGKPLASN, from the coding sequence ATGACCGAAATTACGCCACAACCGGAAGCCAAACCGCAGCTATCCTGGACGCAAAAACAGGTCTACACCATGAGCGCGATCTGCGTCGTACTGGGCTTGGTGTTTGGCTATTTCCTGCGCGGGTCAGAGGGCGCGAGCGCACACACCCGCACCGACGCGGCGACCCAATCGCAACCGCAGCAAGGCATGCCTCCCCAGATGGGTGAGGGCGGTGGTCAGCCAATGCCGTCGCTCGACGACATGAAGCGCATGGCCGACAAGGCTGCCGAGCCCTTGCTCGCGCAACTCAAGAGCGATCCCAAGAACCCGCAGCTTCTGGTGAAGATCGGCAGCACCTATAAGAGCGCGCATCAGTTCAAGGAAGCTGCAAAGTATTTCGGCCAGGCTTTGGAACAGAACCCGAAGGACCTCGCACTGCGCAATGAAACCGGCGCGGACTTCTACTATGCCGGAGACGTGGACCAGGCGATTGCAATCTTCCAGGACGGCCTGAAATATTCGCCGAACGATCCGGCGACTCTACTCAACCTGGGCATGATCAAGCTGCGCAAAAAGAACGACCCGAAGGGTGCGGTCGAACTCTGGAAGCAACTGCTGGCGACCAATCCGAGCCTTGAACCGCAGAAGAAGCAACAGATTGAGAAGTTGATCGCCGACGCGCAAAGCGGCAAGCCGCTCGCGTCGAACTAA
- a CDS encoding tetratricopeptide repeat protein, producing the protein MSATAQAVVTAPITAKTWVMRIFCAVFGAALILGCLEGALRVFDVGFPTSLTVPCTMEQQPAACYNLFFTAPYFPPGIIHTPTLFAVPAVKAQNTYRIFVLGESAAMGDPDPAYGFSRYLEVMLRNRYPQMRFEVMNTGTVAINSHVGLPIAREIAKLKPDVVIIYSGNNEVVGPYGAGTAFAASAMELPAIRSSIWYHTTRTGQLLTKLGMQKLEWRGMEMFLDKQVPQSSPLMPYVYANFEANLRDTIGVLRGAGATAIVSTVATNLRDCAPFSSLHRAGLSKEALQRWDTLVNEGAKLEEAGAHSEALKLYAQTLAIDDEYAELEFRIARVQLALGKREEALKHFERARDLDTLRFRADSRINAINRSTAESGGAELVDAEQLLYANAVDGITGGDLIYEHVHLTPTGNYLLARAMFLKIAGKLSPTAGEADVPSESECEEWLALTGHDRIRIAHEMAERLQKPPFTNQSNHSEQLLRISMQAQQADESPQDTAAQYQRALQQAPNDHLLHYGFGRFLFRYNPDAGANELRQSRPWDGFPVFAPNGQIF; encoded by the coding sequence ATGTCCGCCACAGCGCAAGCCGTTGTAACCGCGCCCATCACCGCCAAAACTTGGGTGATGCGGATCTTTTGCGCGGTGTTCGGAGCTGCGCTGATTCTCGGGTGCCTGGAAGGCGCTCTGCGGGTTTTCGACGTTGGATTTCCGACTTCGTTGACCGTTCCCTGCACCATGGAACAGCAACCGGCGGCTTGCTACAACCTGTTCTTCACGGCGCCGTATTTTCCTCCAGGCATCATTCACACGCCGACTCTATTCGCGGTTCCCGCAGTGAAAGCGCAGAACACGTACCGAATTTTCGTGCTCGGCGAATCGGCGGCAATGGGAGACCCTGATCCGGCGTATGGGTTCAGCCGCTATCTCGAAGTCATGTTGCGCAATCGGTATCCGCAGATGAGGTTCGAGGTAATGAACACGGGCACCGTTGCCATCAATTCGCATGTTGGATTGCCGATCGCGCGCGAGATTGCGAAGCTCAAACCCGACGTGGTGATCATCTACTCGGGGAACAATGAGGTCGTGGGGCCGTATGGCGCGGGGACGGCGTTTGCGGCGTCTGCCATGGAATTACCGGCGATTCGAAGCAGCATCTGGTACCACACCACGCGCACGGGACAACTGCTGACCAAGCTCGGGATGCAGAAGTTGGAATGGCGCGGCATGGAGATGTTCCTCGACAAGCAGGTGCCGCAGTCGTCGCCTCTAATGCCTTATGTTTACGCGAACTTCGAAGCCAACCTACGCGACACGATCGGGGTCTTGCGCGGAGCGGGAGCGACAGCGATTGTCTCAACCGTAGCGACGAACTTGCGCGACTGCGCACCTTTCTCTTCGCTGCATCGGGCAGGGTTGAGCAAAGAAGCGTTGCAGCGGTGGGACACTCTGGTGAATGAGGGCGCGAAGTTGGAAGAGGCCGGTGCTCATTCTGAAGCACTGAAGCTCTACGCGCAAACTCTTGCGATCGACGACGAGTATGCGGAATTAGAGTTTCGAATTGCGAGAGTGCAACTGGCGCTCGGCAAGCGCGAAGAGGCGCTCAAGCACTTCGAACGCGCCCGCGACCTTGATACCCTGCGCTTCCGCGCCGATAGCCGAATTAACGCGATCAATCGCAGCACGGCGGAATCCGGCGGCGCGGAGTTGGTGGACGCAGAACAACTTCTGTATGCGAACGCCGTTGATGGCATCACCGGAGGCGATCTCATCTATGAACACGTTCATTTGACGCCGACAGGAAATTACCTGCTCGCGCGCGCGATGTTTCTGAAGATTGCCGGCAAGCTATCGCCGACGGCGGGCGAAGCCGACGTGCCGTCAGAGTCTGAATGCGAGGAATGGCTCGCGCTTACCGGACACGATCGGATCCGAATCGCGCACGAGATGGCGGAACGGTTGCAGAAGCCGCCGTTCACGAACCAATCGAACCACTCCGAGCAGCTGCTTCGAATTTCAATGCAGGCGCAGCAGGCTGACGAGAGCCCGCAGGACACGGCAGCGCAATATCAACGGGCGCTGCAACAGGCGCCGAATGACCATCTTCTTCACTATGGCTTTGGGCGCTTTCTCTTCCGCTACAATCCCGACGCTGGCGCGAACGAACTGCGGCAATCGCGGCCGTGGGACGGCTTTCCGGTCTTCGCGCCTAACGGTCAGATATTTTAG